In Scatophagus argus isolate fScaArg1 chromosome 14, fScaArg1.pri, whole genome shotgun sequence, the following proteins share a genomic window:
- the tbl2 gene encoding transducin beta-like protein 2 — protein MEIAALVALTVLLGALVVLVALAVGRRKEEIREELEQAAEFAAEGSAVKGPASKRQKQEKQRNRKEKASQHSFSHPLLAASLKSHSGNVTCLDFSSNGKYLASCADDRTVRIWSTKDFLDREHKCLRANVELDHATLVRFSPDSRAFITWLANGDAIRIFKMVKKEDGTLSFKAAPEDFPQKHKAAILNIGIAETGKFIMSASTDTSIHIWDLKGEVLASINTNQITNSYAAISPCGRFVASCGFTPDVKVWEVCFGKGGEFKEVVRAFDLKGHSAGVHSFAFSNDSHRMVTVSKDGTWKLWNTDVEYKKQQDPYLLKTVPCASSEGSRVALSPDGRVVAISDGSNVALYDAASGQQEEELHGIHSGEITDLRFDINGRFLVCSGDKAIRVFHNAPGYRAAIRDMQDMLKKAQNEGMKQRLQQQIKEAQNTLDTVLAGSVE, from the exons ATGGAGATAGCCGCACTTGTCGCCTTGACTGTGTTGCTGGGTGCGCTGGTTGTCTTAGTCGCGTTGGCGGTGGGCAGACGGAAAGAAGAAATCCGAGAGGAACTGGAGCAGGCAGCGGAGTTTGCCG CTGAAGGCAGCGCCGTGAAGGGCCCAGCGTCCAAGAGGCAGAAGCAGGAGAAGCAGCGCAACCGGAAGGAAAAAGCTTCACAGCACAGTTTCAGTCATCCGCTGCTGGCTGCTTCACTGAAG AGCCACAGTGGGAACGTGACCTGCCTCGATTTCAGCAGCAATGGGAAGTACCTGGCGTCATGTGCCGACGACCGCACTGTGCGGATCTGGAGCACCAAAGACTTCCTGGATCGGGAACACAAGTGTCTGAGGGCCAACGTGGAGCTGGACCATGCCACACTAGTCCGCTTCAGCCCAGACTCCAG GGCGTTTATCACCTGGCTGGCGAATGGAGACGCCATCCGAATCtttaaaatggtgaaaaagGAGGACGGCACTTTAAGCTTCAAAGCTGCCCCTGAGGactttccacagaaacacaaggcCGCCATCCTCAACATTGGCATTGCAGAAACAG GCAAGTTCATCATGAGCGCCTCCACCGACACCAGCATCCACATCTGGGACCTGAAAGGAGAGGTACTGGCCTCCATCAACACTAACCAGATAACCAATTCTTATGCTGCCATCTCCCCATGTGGCAG GTTTGTAGCATCATGTGGCTTCACTCCTGATGTGAAGGTGTGGGAGGTCTGCTTCGGGAAGGGAGGAGAATTCAAAGAGGTGGTGCGAGCTTTTGATTTGAAGGGCCACTCTGCAGGAGTTCACTCGTTCGCCTTTTCCAATGACTCTCACAG AATGGTGACTGTCTCCAAAGATGGTACGTGGAAGCTGTGGAATACAGACGTGGAGTACAAAAAGCAGCAGGATCCCTACCTCCTGAAGACCGTGCCCTGTGCATCATCTGAAGGTAGCCGCGTGGCCTTGTCTCCAGACGGCCGGGTGGTGGCCATCAGTGACGGCTCCAATGTGGCTTTGTACGATGCTGCCAGTGGCcaacaggaagaggagctgCATGGCATCCACAGTGGGGAGATCACCGACCTCAGATTTGACATTAACGGGCGCTTCTTGGTGTGCAGCGGCGACAAGGCCATCCGAGTGTTTCATAATGCCCCGGGCTACCGGGCAGCCATCAGAGACATGCAGGACATGCTGAAGAAGGCCCAGAACGAGGGCATGAAGCagagactgcagcagcagatcaaaGAGGCTCAGAACACCCTGGACACTGTGCTGGCAGGTTCCGTTGAGTGA